The genomic window GGGAACCTGCACAAACCAGACCATGATGGATTCTTACATCAAATTGGACATGTTCAGTAGCCTCTCAAGGACTTTGCTCTTATTTAAAGTTGAAAGTGACTATAAGCTAGTTATGGAGCATTATCTTTGGTTTAGCAGAATAATCTAGGAACTGCACTTAAGACATTTCATGGTTGATGTAAACCTTGATTTAAATAGGCCGCCCAAAAGATTCAGTGCACTGCTGACTGACAAAATGAAACTTGCTTTCAAAAGGTCAGTAACATACTCAGGGTCTAGATACCCAGCTGTGCCAGCAACAGCAGTTGTAATATGTGTAACCTCATCTGAGACAACAGCCTTTGACAGCCCAAAATCTGCAACCTTTGCTTCAAATTTCTCATTGACTAGAATGTTGCTCGACTTCACATCCCTGTGAATGAATGCCGGTGTACATCCTGAATGCAAGTATTCCAGACCTGCATCTCCAAGTTGTATCCATTTTAAGTATTTGGACAGTATGAAAGTTTGAAGACTGGGATCAAACCAAGTAAAAGAAAGATGACATTATTCAGAAAAGATCAGGCGCTAACCTTTTGCTGCATCCAAAGCTATGTTCAACCGTTGTTGCCAGTTCAATGCAGCAGCCGTTTCTTCTGTAAAAGATACTGTGCTTGAGATTTTTGAAAACCGTAAAACTGATTCGTTTGGTTCTCAACACATGTCAAGCACCCCAGGAGCACATTAAATGATAAAATGCCAGAACAGAGtactttgatttttgaaaatgatcaCATATGATATGATAAACTGTAGGTGGCCTGTCAATACTAGTTTTTAGTCATAAAAATATGAACCAGAGCAAGCACTTGTGGACATACCTGAAATTAGTTTCTGAAGATTTCCATTAGACATGTACTCGTAAATGAGGATCAactctttttcatcatcacaGTACCCAACAAATTGGGTTAaatatttatagtgaacttgCATCAGCATCTTAACCTGCAGGCACATGTAAGGACTTACTGTTGGCCTATAGTTTGTGAGTGCTCCCACTGCTTTTATCCTAATATATTGTTGTCACCATACAAACCTCAGCAGCAAATTCCTTAGTTCCTCGTTCAACAAGTCTTGAGGACAGTTTCTTAACTGCGACTTCGCTTCCATCTTTGAGACGTCCATAGAAGACAGTGCCGAACCCTCCTCTACCAATAACTTTCTCAAAGTTATTCGTCATCTCCACCACTTGAGAGTAAGTGAAAGTGCCACTTTTGCCGGATCCCAATCCTGCATGTTGTCCCGGAAGACTGTCAACcatttctttgttgtctttagGACGTCTGCCTTTCCCTGGCATAGCTATGTCAGAAATGTAGAAAGTATTGTAGAATGTGATGTAGCTTAGAATATGGGCATGAACATAGTATTGTTCAATTTATATGTAAGCAAATTGACCTTCTAATTTACTGGACCAGCAGTGATGAGATTCAATTCAAAAGGTGGAGAACAAATTACCTTGATTGAATTTATATATCTCCTTCCACCTCTGAACTTGATCAATTCCATGTGTTATAAACTAGCTCTGTCTTAGAAGTATGGCAGAATTGGTCTATAACTAGATCCCATTTGgcatcacaaaaaatgtgtttcttcCATTCACAAAGTGAACTCAACAAGTTAATTTGTTTTCATATGCAGTCCTAAGCATATTTTCGGTTAGAATAATTGCGAAGCTGAGAATTACTTTCATCCGTGtcgtgcaatatatatatatatatacatatatatatatatatatatatagagagagagagagagacagattcTGATATATTTATCTATGCATGCTAAGTACTTGCAGGTTAAAAGAGCAACTCACCCTGTTTTCTTTGCTTGATCACTACAGTGACCACCAATAGAAGAATTGCGGTTGCAACAACAAGAGATACCACAGCGGGAATCACAATTAAATGCAGCTTCCTGCCCTTTTCATCTTGGTCGCATTGATTTTCTTCACAAATCTGAGGATTGCCATCAATGCTTCAATGATgaaaaaaaacgaagaaaataTGATCTTGTCAGCATTACTGGACGGAAGACAAACTTATGGCattattcttttttcaagtttctgCAAACCTTAATATGATTACTCCCGTCTTATTTTTTTGCCGCAAGCCAGGAGGGATTGATCCAGAGAGATCGTTGGTCGACAGGTCACTGGATTTGCACACCAAATGTTTCATGAGTAGTAAGAATTTTACAAGCGCACCATTTTAAGCTAAAGACGTTTCTCACATGTTGTTCAAATTTTGGAGGTCTTGCAGAAATTCTGGCACTTCCCCCTTCAGGTTGTTCCTTGACAAGTTCCTAAACGAAGAATGAATTTGCAAGCAACAACAATGGCGGTAATGAAGTTAATTGAGGCCACAAACGTAAAGAGTTCGAAATTAAAGTAGCTAACTAGTCTTTGACAGACTCACAATGTTTTAAGCGCTGTCAGTTCGGAAATTTGTTGAGCAATAGTACCATTCAGCTCACTGTTAGAGAGATCCCTGCAAATGAAATATCTTATGGTACATTACTTTCCAAGAAAAGCATAGTAACAACTAGTCAGAAAACAAGCGGAAGTCTCACAAAGTCAATATTCGTGGTGTCGAAGCATTGTCACAGGTCAAACCATCCCAAGGGGGAACAGGAAGACAAGGATCTCCCCTCCAGTTTTTCTTAAGGTTATAGAACTCTTTGATTGCCTGAAGAGCATTAACTGCACACATGGAGAATGGACAATTTAAGAAAGGAGAACAAAATCACAAATGTGTAAATTATCACTTAAAAAATCCGGGCAAAACTTTATTCCCAGTTAGAATCAGCAAAGCAGTTTCATAGATCGAGAAGTGTCTCAATTTGCATGGAGTTAACCATGTAATAacttatttatttctcaaatgaagtttttGGGACCAATTCAATCCCATAATAAGAGCAACGTCACCTGAGTGCAGGGTGTGGGTGTTGGTGCTGGTGTGGATGATGTTGGAggaactttttaaaaaaaattaggtgtggGTGGGgcaatgaatatatatatatatatatatatatatatatatatatatatcatttgttacatttatttaactgtttagtaaccttatgtatttatatttatatataatttttttgtattaaagataGTTTAGTTATATGTACacttaaaattttcagttttgacTTGGTTTGGCTGACCGAACCGAATGTGCTGTGTCGGAAAAACACCAGCACTAGCACCAATGTCCACGGGTGCGACAACCATTTAGAAAAACTGGTGATATAGATTAATAGTAGTTTTTGAGACAATATTTACAGGAAAAGTCCCAAGCGTTTGTTCGGCGTTGAATTTCCCCGAGTTTGAACTTTTGTTCCGCCTCTTAGGGCTAAGGCCTGAATCTGCATGTCAGAAAACTTCAACCAAAAGTAAGAAAACAGTACCTTAAATCATATTATGCCGTtagaaaaaagaagggaaaaaaataaaagcaccaCTTTTAGGGAACGCAATGTAAGGAATCACACATTAAAGAAGACTTACGTACATCAGGTTACGTTTGAGTTCCATTCTTGAAATATTTCACAAGACTTTTGATTTGTATTCAGTGATATATCCAAACTTTATGCGAGTAATCGCCGAAGGGTAATACAAAATAGTGGATACCTGCCTTTTGATTTTACACTCATTAATCGGTTCCCTTACACCAAAATGTGTGTATGCTACTGTATGCTTACTGTGTACTCCTGTTTCCAAGAGGAAGTAATAAAAGCAAAATGTTAAGATCATCTACCTTCTCGAGCATCGGTTGCAGAACGCGCGACTGTAAGCGCTTTGTAGACCTCGAAGGAGTTGAGGACTGCGCCCTCGTCTGAAGTATTGACCGATCGTATGGAGAATGAGTACTGGGAGGCAGTTTCAGGACTAGTTGAGTAGGAGACATTGCTGCGGAAGGGGTGAACATCGACAGGATCACCCCAGTCCTGACCGTTCATTTGAACCTGCATCTGCCTCGGTTGGCGCCCAACCGGTCGCACTATGTCGGCGAACTCTAAGTAGAGGTAGAAGCTGTCGTCAACTCCCCCAGGccagttgaccaagatcttatCCTTCGAATAGACAGCAGTTTGCATGACGACCGACGGCATCCCAAACATTGGGTCGCCAGACTCGCTCACTGTTTCATTTGTGCTGTAGGGAGTCCCATAACTGTTGTAGTTTGGCTCCCATATGCGATCAAAGCGGTCGTCCGGGTACCTGCCGCATTCAGTAATTTACATCTAGAACGTTAGATTATGCCGAGAAAAcatatattttccaaaattttagcCAAATAGACGTGAGCTACCCGGagcaaaacccaaattttaatTCTTAAACAATCTCATAAGTCCTGAAAATTTCAACGATACAAAATTCCAGAACATTTGAAAAGTATATCTTACCGGATACAGGACACTCATGTGATCATTGTAgcagttctttcttttcatttaattaCAAGAACACACCTAGCATTAGGAGAAATAACACAAATCACCACTCATTTTTTATACCTAATAAACAAACAGGCATTTGGTTTTTGGGAGAAATTCTCGAAGAACCAAATAGTAACAGTAACTACTATATAACATATCATGTAAAATGACCAAAGTAATTTTTGTAAAGAATTACCCATATCTGAATTGCTTTTGAGAAGCGCGCTTAGTTTTGTTATTCTATATCAAAGCTTAACACTTCTGTTACTGTGTGGCATTTTGACAACTTCCCTTGAAAATTCATGAGTTCCTAGTTATTAAATAAACGATGGTTAATTTGTTATAAATTCAAATTAAAGTTACATTCTTGTTAtagatttttgtgaatttttttaaccCAATCTTATACTGAACAATTATGCAACACAATTATGTATGGTAATTGAATTTacatatatctttctttttcttcgacGCTGTTGTACAGAACCATATGGAAGACATCTATCCATCACAACTAAATTGAAACAGCTCGGATTTAAGATTTACGCTTCAATAATCAACCCAAAAATTGCTATTTGAAGGGGAGAAAAGGAGCAAGTTAAGAACTACTCACACAGTATAATTATTGGCTCCAACGTCTACTCGCTTGACTGTTTTCAAAGCAAGAGAGAGCGAGCTATTGGCAGGGGCATACATGTCAGGATTGAGTGGCCGGAGCTTCAAACCAGAAATGAAAGGTATTCCACGTCCTGTGTTCACGAGGCACACAAACAGATAGTTTGACTCTGCTTGGACGACCAACTCTGGCCGGAACGATTGATCGTTAGAAGTCAGGTTCACAGTGTCCCAGAAGTCCGCACCAAAATAGAGGTCGAAGCTTGGTATTGTATTGAGGCGGTCATAGTTGCCGTACAGGAAGGCAGCCCGGAGGATATACTTTGTGCCAACGGTCGCCGGCAGCTGATAGCAGTTTCTTTTGTAGTTTGGGAAGGACCTCACCGTGTAGTATGCTTCGTTGGAGCCTTTCCCGATGCTGGTGGTGGGATCAATCCGACCATTCACTCCGCTGTCAATGAACCCGTCGTCGGACACATAGGTGAGGTTGTCATAGGAGTTAATGTAACTGTGAGTCTCGCTTAGTCCACAGTCGATGCTGATAAACCCTGCCACCAAATTGTGCACATAGGCTATCAGATTAGGTATAAAATCTATATCTGAACTAATATaacctttcaaaaatttaaatactACCTTCGTCGAAATCAGAATTAAACACGTCTGAGAGCAGTGGTTGGTCACACAATAATATGTTACCGTTTAAAACGCCAGTGGGAAAGCGACTAGTCCAAATAAATCCAGCACGAAAAAATTTCACTCGTAATCATTGGCACGGCACAGAGGCTGAACCAAAAACCTTACACAAGGTCTATTCCTCTTTACAGAAATGTCTTGAAAAAACTAATGGGCCAATGTCAAGATCAACTGTCGCAAGTCTCCACTTGCAAAATCAGGTGCTTAAACATAATAACTGCAATTGAAAGCATAGTcataaataatgttttggagttttaagctgtgagattttttttaagtataacaTGGTGaactagaaagaaaaagtaaaatatggtaaatttttaaaaatttaaaaaatctaaaatgaaagaaaatataataagtgagaaactaataaacattgaaaaataaatagatgtgtaacaaataaaaaaatgaaaaaaaaaaaactgtttgacattaaaaaaatatgaaaaaatgaaaaaaaggaagagaacaCCAACaaaagtgtttttttgtttttaacgtttttcaaaaaaactcgttttttaagttttaaacggtaattttattttatttttgttttttttaagaaaaagcaCGCCAATTATAACTGGGAACGGTAAATTTTCTGTTCAACCTGTAAATACTTTCAATAAAGGTAAATATACGAACGAccttttagaaataaaaaaaacagatagATGAGAACTAAATGTAGTATAAAACACTACAACGGCTGCCATAAGGCGACTacaattttatttcttaattaaaGTTGAAAAGGGCATAGAATGGCAATGAAAGTTATTTGGTATGGAAACACCAAGCTTGTGCTGTATACAGTAGTGGTCTTGGTCAAGCATATGAGGATCTACCCTTCCAAAAGGACTTATCTTATATTATCTAAGGAACAAGATTATTTCTGCAGGAAGAACAGAAGGAATTGCCAGTAAAAGATTCCTTGTTCGCCTGTTCACAGAAAGTTCTGGCCATAATTTGTCTAGATAACTATATTAGCACGAGAGTCCTTCAGCTGATGAGAAAGACTCGATTTAAGAAGAGAGCATGAATACCTGTTTGTGCTCCTCCCAGTAAGAGCACGGCAGCACAGCAGAGCAGAAAGAAGAAACCATGTACGTCCATCATCTTATCCAaaattatctctctctctctctctctctcgctctcaacGTTCTAAGAAGAACAGAGCCTTCGAATAACCAGCAGTGTCTTCAAAAATGCGGGTTACATGCACAAGCCTGTGCACCTTCACGTTGATTGACTATTTAAAGACGATGCCAGATCAAGACTCGACTAATTGGTTGGCTAGTGCATGTTTGGTGCCCATGGATGAGTACCCTGCGGTTAAAGGAAGGAGGGGCTCCACATTGTTTGGATTTTGTTTGCACTACATTACGGTTGACTCGACTCGGCCACGGATTAAATCTATTTGACTAAGAACCCCATTAACTGTACTGGTAATGGAACAGCAAACTAGTCTTTTTACATAGAGTCTCAGTTAAGAACcaggcactctttctctctcacaacaccaaaagaagaaaaccaatgaacaaaagaaagaagaacaccaagaaaagaaaaccaatgaagaaaagagagaaagacaacgATTTTATGTGGGTGGGATATGAAGGTCCTCCTATGTCCAAAGTCGCACTCTTATAGTAGAATAAAAAAACCTTTTCCATCTTAAACATGGGGATTAAGGCACAACCGCAAgatacaaaattatataaatgcccttacaaaaaaattgcaaaatttggAGAAGCCTATTAAGTGTAGATCATGTTAAACTCACTTGGGACAAGGATGTGAAAGGATTTGTTTGGCTAAAGGATCCAAGACAGAATTTTCTCACGAGGCAACGCCCAATATACCGATTTGAATCTGAGACCAGGCACAATTAATGGGGCTGGAATGCTGTTCACCAAGGGGCAGAGACAGAAATTGTTTATAAGAGAAAATGAATTATATAGTTTCAAAGTTTTGACAGGCAGCCTCGTACTATTTTTAAACTCATGAGATTTACCATGCGTTGCAGGGCCGAGGCCATCGACCAGTATCGGCATTAATGCCTGCATGGTTATGAACTCAATGTCTGGTATGCTCATGTGAATAATACATAGAAAATTGTAACATAGATTGTTTTAAATTAATGCTAAAAGactattattttttccaaacaaGCGACCATCTGTTTTCGAAAGAACAGGGAGATCTAGATCTTTTATTTATTAGCTTTTAGGGGTTCAATCAAGAGTaatcattaaaacaaaaaaaaaaaaaaaatcaaatagtgGGAACTGGCTGCGTAGGAAAGGGGCAAAAGGAATTAATCGGCCATCAATGTAAGATAGAAGCTATGTAACGATTTTCAAACTCGAGCATCTCTCACGTCTCTGCATGAAAGTGAGACAGGACAGTGAAAGATTTTGATTTGTCCATCTAAAGAAGATGCAAGAGGCTTTTGAGGAGCAGATGGCGAGTGGCTTTCGAGCATGAGTAGAGAAAGAAGCAAGGGCTCGACAGATGTTTAGTTagctttaatttattttcatcacCTTGCGGTAGACTTGTCTCAGACACCGACTCACCATCCAGCCCATTTCTCACGATCCAGCAGACTACGATCCAACCCTTTTCTCACGCACAAACGCGCAATCGCATTGAGAGCTCATTATTCCAAATAAGACAATTTCATGTGTGGTCTCCATCCTTACCACAAAGGAGACAAGGTTAGACTTCTTACCTTCTTCCTCACGTCTGCaaacaaggaggaggagaaaccgGCAGTCCAATGTTTGGCCCCATCTGTGTTTAGCTACTTTTAGTCGACTGTATGAGGCGCATTAATAAGCTAATAACGAAAGCGGGATATTTGGTGCCATTCAGGATCGCAAAGTCCTTTAATAACCATTTTCCCTTTTATTATtgtttgaaattatatatatgtttttaaattaACTCACTAAAGAATAAGACAGTTAGTAAATTAGTGATTAGCGTCAAATAAAGTCCACAATGACGTGAATCCCTGTCACAAGGCtcctcttttaatttttcatttttgcgtTGATATAGAGGAATGCGTGATACAAGCACTGCATCACTAGTAACAGGTGACATGGCACCGTAATGGGTTGCTAATTCGCACCTACTGCAAATTAATGCAAATTGTTTATCCATCAGTAACGTCAGTTGTGTGCGCCATTAGTTCATTTGGTGCACGTACGAAAGGCATGTACACTAAAAAAAACAGAGTGAAAGTTGAGGTGTTGaggaaattatttaaaaagaaatgtactctttatttttttaacttttttttattcttacaTAAACATTCCCTTTTTTCTATTAACCAAAACATTTTGGTCATTAGACCTACTACACAAAATTATGCACCCAATCGACAGTAGCGGAGTTAAGTGTGGGTTGATGTGGGCCACTGCTCACGTAGCCAACGCCAATCCTTGAAAACCTTTATTATGATGGAGATGGAGCTGGATTTGAGTCCAGCCAAATGTAATGCCAACATTAAACTCACCTCAATATCCAAAGGCACCAAACCGGACTAAAGATAGTGCCCCTTTGATAAAGGgtctggctccacccctgccaaTCAAGGCTCATATTCTGCATTATGGATTCGTTTTTTCATGTGAACTCATCCATCGCATATgtctttgtatatatatatatatatatatttatatatatatatatattctcaagCGCCTGCACAATAAACCATGCGCTTGCCATTCAATTACCATACGTCATGCGGTATGTATCTTAATACAACATTTATTCACAGTGTTTTACGTTCAAATAGAGAATAAGGGTAAGGGAATAAGGAGGGCCACTACCATCATAAAGGCCGTCTAATCCGTAGTTGACTGTTCTCCCCCAGAcatgaaatgatgaaaatcGGTCTCCTTCAGGTTTCAACTACCCAAACATAGCAATCAGAGGACGAATAATCCACAATATCGTTGGAGGCTTTGATTGAATTCAATAAGAGtaaatcatcttttttttttttgcatcaacTAGATAGATTTAATAACCATTGGTGGTGGaaactaggaaaaaaaaattatttcatccCACTAAGTTTTTACAAATTTTGCGAATCAAGTAAATTAAATCCTcctttataaaaacattataacaATAACCCACGAGTTTCtaaaacatttcaaaaacaaatgCTTCATTTCCAACAATTTCTACTTTTATTCCATCCATACTCATGGAACGGAGAAATGAGTTTCTCATGTGTTTCCCGGAACCCATTTCTCATATAGATCCCTTGAAGTGGACATGTGGAAACCGGAATGTGGTGCCTAAACTAGTGGCTTTGGTCACTTGTTCCTGTTCTATGGCTGAACTCCACGGTTCAATATTGGTTGAAGCAACATATACAACGGGGGATGTGCTGTTTCCATGCTTACGGACTTCGAAAGGTGGAACCAACTTCTccctctttctgtttttttatgtttctgaaGTGTCAGACCTAAGTGGGAAGTGTGATACTCATTAACGCGTCTGCGTTTATGGTCCAAAGGAGTAGTTCTCACTGAACTTTCATTGGCCCACCAGCCAGCCCGACAAGCCATACTAGGTCCGTCCGAGCTCCATTCTCATGGATGAGTTACCAGTTAAAACAACCTGCAAGGGCTCCACAGTAGTTAGTTTGACTTGCATCTTCATCAACTTGCCTTTCAGTTGTGTATGTCATCGTGCATCCTACGGCCAATTTGTTAAGTTCTTTATAGAATGGGGATGGAACATAATTACCATCTTTAAAAAATCTTCCGTCCTAAGTGATTGAAATGACATATGAGAAGTGGGACAAAATTGGGAACAATCATTCAAATGGAGAACTCGTTTTTCCTCGTAATACAATTTTCTGTGTGGTCTCCATCCTAATCCTGATGGAGATATTGAAACTAAAGGTTAGGCATGATGCCATCTTCCTCACGTCGTGCAAGGACGGGAGGTGGGAACAGAAGGGGACGACTCTTTTACAAACTAATAAGAAGCATATGATCAATGTTAGCTGTTTAATTTGGTCGCATCAGGTTGATAACTGAGCTGACAAAGACATCAAGGTTGAAGCTTTAGGTACTTagtattattttaatatttaattattaattttcAATTAACTTAACCAATTTCATATTTCTCCTTAGTTTGGATAGTGTTTAAGtaaatttattatattataaatttttattattaacaaattAAATATAATCCACTCATAATACAAGATGAAGATTTTGAGGAATATTGTTAGTTAGGTGGACATCATATTTGGTACTCGGATGAACAGCCAGGTTAGAGGAAGAAGCAAGGGCTTCAGAGTTGTTTGACTTCTATTTTCACGACCTTGCTGTTTTCCTGACTCAATCACCATGGATTAAACCCTTCGGTAGTATCACCATTAAGTAATGGGGATGAAGCAAAACTACCATCTTTCTAAAAAGTCTCTTACTCCTAGTTGTTGGATCAATGGAAAAAGCTGGGAAGAAGCATACATTCAAATGGAGCGTTCATTGTTCCAAATGAGACAACATGTGTGGTCACCATCCTTACGACGAAGAAGATAGGGAAACTAAGGTCAGGCTTCTTACCTTCTTCCTCACGTCGTGCAAACAAGAACCAAGGAAGTGGGGACAGAAAGAGGACTCCTCTCCCGCAAAAAAGCCAGTAGTTCAATGCAGGGCAAAGCCACCAAAATTATAGCTAAAATGTTAAACTTTAAGTGGCTCTGATATATTAACGAGAAAATTTACCTTaaaatataaatacaaaaatagaCAATTTTTGTTGGTCTATGTGGTTATTAAGGGCCCTATTGTAATGAGAATATCAACAACTtcttttatgaatctatctaaAAAAAGTAGAACAAGAGCAATGAAACACCATGTCATAATATTTTATagattttgttattgtttccaTTGCCAAATGGTGCCAAAGAGGCTGCTGGCAATAGTAGCACGATACTACTGTCCTATAAATCTGCTTCAAAAAgttgggtagattcataaaacacttattATAGCATTACATGAATTTGCCTCATTTTTTAGTGCAAAATTATGCAACATtatgttattgttgtcaaacatGTATGcaacaatatgttattgttgccaaacatgTCCTAGAGGTTGGGATAGAAGTGGACTCCTCCATTGCAACAAACAGGCCGGGAGTCCAATGTTTGGCCCCATCTCAGCCCAGTAGGGCTCCCTCCCTAGCTAAAGAGATGACAAGGAGTACAGCAGGATTGATGCCGCCCAGGATCACAAAGTTGCTTTACAACCAAGTTTTCAATTCTATTGTTTCAaactagttttttaaaaaattaattcgTCACAGGAAAAGTGACGTTTAGTGATTTACGTCTCTAGACG from Nymphaea colorata isolate Beijing-Zhang1983 chromosome 6, ASM883128v2, whole genome shotgun sequence includes these protein-coding regions:
- the LOC116255961 gene encoding putative leucine-rich repeat receptor-like protein kinase At2g19210, which encodes MMDVHGFFFLLCCAAVLLLGGAQTGFISIDCGLSETHSYINSYDNLTYVSDDGFIDSGVNGRIDPTTSIGKGSNEAYYTVRSFPNYKRNCYQLPATVGTKYILRAAFLYGNYDRLNTIPSFDLYFGADFWDTVNLTSNDQSFRPELVVQAESNYLFVCLVNTGRGIPFISGLKLRPLNPDMYAPANSSLSLALKTVKRVDVGANNYTVYPDDRFDRIWEPNYNSYGTPYSTNETVSESGDPMFGMPSVVMQTAVYSKDKILVNWPGGVDDSFYLYLEFADIVRPVGRQPRQMQVQMNGQDWGDPVDVHPFRSNVSYSTSPETASQYSFSIRSVNTSDEGAVLNSFEVYKALTVARSATDAREVNALQAIKEFYNLKKNWRGDPCLPVPPWDGLTCDNASTPRILTLDLSNSELNGTIAQQISELTALKTLNLSRNNLKGEVPEFLQDLQNLNNIDLSTNDLSGSIPPGLRQKNKTGVIILSIDGNPQICEENQCDQDEKGRKLHLIVIPAVVSLVVATAILLLVVTVVIKQRKQGKGRRPKDNKEMVDSLPGQHAGLGSGKSGTFTYSQVVEMTNNFEKVIGRGGFGTVFYGRLKDGSEVAVKKLSSRLVERGTKEFAAEVKMLMQVHYKYLTQFVGYCDDEKELILIYEYMSNGNLQKLISEETAAALNWQQRLNIALDAAKGLEYLHSGCTPAFIHRDVKSSNILVNEKFEAKVADFGLSKAVVSDEVTHITTAVAGTAGYLDPEYCYTNQVTEKSDVYGFGVVLFELITGRSAISTNCNGERVPLVKLVRPELMRKDIKVIIDPRLQGQCDINSIRMVAETAMTCTEEKSVIRPTMTEVVAHLKEAMEIERSRKTSGSGKKWAFSAYSSSFGKTSSSATRTSNADSNIYPSASKLLQ